In the genome of Brienomyrus brachyistius isolate T26 chromosome 17, BBRACH_0.4, whole genome shotgun sequence, one region contains:
- the numa1 gene encoding nuclear mitotic apparatus protein 1 isoform X3, whose product MALHRKKEEALLNWINSLHLDSPIDHIFLLQDGVILLKLIHQLKRQKTEVDAVLELPLQGRMDFISAFLQKDCRYKADRGTIVSWDNILTGKNLDIELSKVVVLLLYHSVMNGLLGLDRLGYDIEVELADVLRFVLNNEDSLYLSDNLEKILKKQSIFDFSSASSLSSFSDEESPVFSRRRRPEVQFLELKTVASSSVGSPIQDVVNTPQFQLRKLRKQLVQEREMRDELERELASSSQIITEREMQVSQLQHRVQRMMRDNEEQEQQPKEIEQLQRKNEGLLTRLHDVLKQCQELKTNKTQMERKIDDLTEENGILSVQMREIFSRLSSAEAAVEKLSAEQESSQVEWESKRALLESELGQAFSQKEYLNEQIQILQGKISILEDELSKAKVETLGGGEVMGPIMEWERLNQEIADLNNKLSRLQEIILQLQKEKKEIEMMHEVEKTKFEAEKARLEELVSELNKMLTVHRGEKEALEQALREQRVSLEARIETLTAHIASLTEAVQERELAVTNFSQKVDVERKRVENLTEEMEKQERFAQKTIQELHERVDHLGSVLNAKEEEARSNAEEWARERHEISHQQVVLMEARETISREMDAIALEYQHFRQEKEEVACKLNQQIVLLEEQQSMERSLLSELRKEKQELEQKVSFIEATVNNLRSRCHGLELDSETQRASHLEEVESLKRKLHKAESILGVYEGKLADHQKIVEEHIALRDELSAAAECAKGLRDELEAERSKHKETLAAQLQSKSQMMEEMRKLEEKTKNMSVEVQHLGQQLSKVQQEKMQVEACMAKLMEEGREMQRGLNSARDQAFLTIKEREAEILKLRSEAEALSSKLILAEEAKAIELAKKDDEMQVLSKEMKQIQMELGSVKKAKDDMELDLQSSIEKRQEQLLLLRFQMNELEESAHQKETEIEVLQTKLSNKDEELKAFRLREKVEREELQKQLKQEEDRCLMYKQEIVVKDKEVHNLKMAMVAKEEEINSLMQNIHSGEEKASAFQDLQEKRLEEQKQAISTLEIRLSDAQRLLEEKASSIEMQTSQVIRLQRDLSVEQERVVSVEHSMKVSDAALIHCKLEKDALQNEVTSLQELAKKLKGELEELKREHENLRCQVAETEAQHNKSEERIAQLQAKLETASTLASEKDSRLESLHAELKERDSLRIQAAEMEARHKELEENIAQLQAQLGTASALATEKDSRLESLHAELKERDSLRIQAAEMETRHKELEENIAQLQAQLGTASTLATEKDSRLESLHAELKERDSLRIQAAEMEARHKELEENIAQLQAQLGTASTLATEKDSRLESLHAELKERDSLRIQAAEMETRHKELEENIAQLQAQLGTASTLATEKDSRLESLHAELKERDSLRIQAAEMETRHKELEENIAQLQAQLGTASTLATEKDSRLESLHAELKERDSLRIQAAEMETRHKELEENIAQLQAQLGTASALATEKDARLESLHAELKERDSLRIQAAEMETRHKELEENIAQLQAQLGTASALATEKDSRLESLHAELKERDSLRIQAAEMETRHKELEENIAQLQAQLGTASTLASGKQSELDLLHKEVREREKLRIRAVEDEEAKYKELEERFIELQRHVIEASTLASERKSQLDSLHNEMKEKDYVVKTQRMELESTVTQLKEQLHTATSLAAVNEKLNEDMQRLDVIRQESMERDALQIRAIAEDLKRKEMEETIVKLKAEILAHTTKLEHLNKRHQQQLSVLRNENEMLLSLKESMVKEQEVSQRVKVSLESKLKLAGQKLSVLLPLQECKAENERLIGELQEQLQVKTEALGRYKAQVEVTKTHYNGKKQQLLEVQEKAQTLESTLESRDQEVKVLRSDMKLLQIELDQAKLSEKDLTLKVNSLQAQVDYADRQLREYAKHATDTTLNTCKPPSQEERNEKQADLSKDSLEDSLSATWKPLAREESSTPLVRSSERLRAKRRALADDSIDTIYFTPMASNCPKRKLENSIMSLGELAIDSTKKSNSARRRTTQKTPGKAEVDGENSLFSSLHSAQSVPNIASQRNRPISMEFFEEPVGGSSDHLLSLPGYRRSTIHSHVPPRAISTYCVGAENEPDITDNWKRIAELQARNKACLPHLKSSYPLESRPSLGMPLFNITDEDLRTGDPMETIRRASMLPDQIGEGIASRRSTMLPGQIGEGMASRRSTMLPGQIGAGLESRRVSVLPKPASAVGQNAGGSVVSLKRQGDNLLESDTPEAKKMSSCFPRPMQSSQLKSPNTPAERRQSVMFSVDNTPHKNTKNSILQRGINKMRSSTRKSPGSISKISGSGTNKIPRSRKSPQTDAAKPQRRSPRINCRKSPKITASAKKSVNSTGSRPPYHADNGVPVTNEDMTAAAVLVWPDASHPDKHHSN is encoded by the exons ATGGCTCTTCATAGAAAAAAAGAGGAGGCTTTATTAAACTGG ATAAACAGTCTCCATCTGGACAGTCCAATAGACCACATCTTCCTCTTACAAGACGGTGTCATTCTGTTGAAACTCATACACCAATT AAAGAGGCAAAAAACGGAAGTGGACGCTGTTTTGGAGCTGCCCCTGCAGGGAAGAATGGATTTTATATCTGCATTTTTACAAA AGGATTGCAGATATAAAGCTGACAGAGGTACCATTGTATCCTGGGACAACATTCTAACAGGCAAAAACCTTGATATCGAGCTATCAAAG GTGGTTGTTCTGTTGTTGTACCATTCTGTCATGAACGGATTGCTGGGACTAGACAGACTGGGCTATGACATAGAG GTGGAGCTAGCTGATGTACTTCGCTTTGTTTTGAACAATGAAGACAGCCTTTACCTGAGTGATAATTTGGAGAAAATTCTCAAAAAACAAT CAATTTTTGATTTCTCCAGTGCATCCAGTTTGTCGAGTTTCAGTGATGAGGAGTCGCCAGTTTTCTCCAGACGACGGAGGCCAGAAGTTCAGTTCCTGGAGCTGAAAACTGTGGCATCGAGTTCTGTTGG GTCACCCATACAGGATGTAGTAAACACACCTCAGTTTCAGCTTAGGAAACTGCGGAAGCAGTTGGTCCAGGAAAGGGAGATGAGGGATGAGCTGGAACGAGAGCTTGCCAGCAGCAGTCAGATCATCACAGAGAGGG AGATGCAGGTTTCCCAGCTTCAGCACAGAGTCCAGAGAATGATGAGGGACAACGAGGAACAAGAGCAACAGCCTAAGGAGATTGAGCAACTGCAGAGAAAAAACGAAGG GCTCTTGACTCGGTTGCATGATGTTCTGAAGCAGTGCCaagaactgaaaacaaataAAACTCAAATGGAGAGGAAGATTGATGACTTAACAGAAGAAAATGGAATTCTCTCTGTCCAG ATGCGAGAGATTTTTTCTCGCTTGTCAAGTGCTGAGGCAGCTGTAGAGAAACTGAGTGCAGAGCAGGAATCTTCACAGGTGGAATGGGAAAGTAAGAGGGCTCTTCTTGAGAGTGAACTTGGCCAGGCTTTCTCTCAAAAG GAGTACTTGAATGAGCAAATCCAGATTCTGCAGGGAAAGATCTCCATTCTTGAGGATGAACTTAGCAAGGCAAAGGTTGAAACTCTGGGGGGAGGTGAAGTCATGGGTCCCATTATGGAG TGGGAACGACTGAACCAAGAGATTGCTGACTTGAATAACAAGCTGTCTCGGCTTCAAGAAATCATCCTTCAActgcagaaggaaaaaaaagaaattgaaaTGATGCATGAGGTAGAAAAGACCAAATTCGAGGCCGAGAAAGCTCGTTTAGAAGAACTTGTATCTGAGCTGAATAAAATGCTGACTGTCCACCGGGGTGAGAAGGAGGCATTGGAACAAGCATTAAGGGAGCAACGGGTGTCACTGGAAGCACGGATCGAAACCTTAACAGCACATATTGCATCTCTGACAGAAGCTGTTCAGGAGAGGGAGTTGGCTGTGACTAATTTCAGTCAGAAGGTAGATGTGGAACGTAAGAGGGTGGAGAACCTGACAGAGGAGATGGAAAAACAGGAACGGTTTGCCCAGAAAACAATCCAGGAACTTCATGAGAGGGTAGATCACCTTGGCTCTGTCCTGAATGCAAAGGAAGAGGAAGCACGTTCTAATGCAGAGGAGTGGGCTCGGGAAAGGCATGAGATCTCCCACCAACAGGTGGTGCTGATGGAGGCCAGGGAGACCATTTCCAGGGAAATGGATGCCATTGCCCTAGAGTATCAACATTTTCGGCAAGAGAAAGAAGAGGTAGCCTGCAAGCTGAACCAGCAGATTGTACTCCTGGAAGAACAACAGAGTATGGAGCGGTCTCTCTTGTCAGAGCTCAGAAAAGAGAAGCAAGAACTGGAGCAGAAAGTTTCATTTATAGAAGCTACAGTGAATAATCTCAGATCTAGATGTCACGGCTTGGAGTTGGACAGTGAAACACAAAGAGCCAGCCACCTGGAAGAAGTGGAGTCTCTGAAGAGAAAGCTGCATAAAGCAGAAAGTATCCTTGGAGTTTATGAAGGAAAGCTGGCTGATCATCAAAAGATTGTTGAGGAGCATATAGCTCTTCGTGATGAACTCTCTGCTGCAGCAGAATGTGCTAAAGGTTTAAGGGATGAGCTGGAAGCGGAGAGAAGCAAACATAAAGAGACCCTTGCAGCTCAGCTCCAGAGCAAATCCCAAATGATGGAGGAAATGAGGAAGCTTGAAGAGAAGACAAAGAATATGTCTGTGGAGGTGCAGCACCTGGGCCAGCAACTGAGCAAAGTGCAGCAGGAGAAAATGCAGGTTGAAGCCTGTATGGCAAAGCTGATGGAGGAGGGCAGAGAGATGCAAAGGGGACTAAATTCCGCACGCGATCAAGCCTTCCTCACAATCAAGGAAAGAGAAGCAGAGATATTAAAGTTGAGGTCAGAGGCCGAAGCTCTGTCAAGCAAGCTAATTTTGGCAGAGGAGGCCAAAGCTATAGAGTTGGCAAAAAAAGATGACGAAATGCAGGTTCTGTCTAAGGAGATGAAGCAAATCCAGATGGAACTGGGGAGTGTGAAGAAAGCTAAAGATGATATGGAGCTTGATCTGCAGTCTAGTATTGAGAAACGGCAGGAACAGCTCCTATTGTTGCGCTTTCAGATGAATGAGTTGGAAGAATCTGCACATCAAAAGGAGACTGAAATTGAGGTTTTGCAGACCAAGCTTTCTAACAAAGATGAAGAATTAAAGGCTTTTCGTCTTCGTGAAAAAGTTGAAAGGGAGGAACTGCAAAAACAACTTAAACAGGAAGAAGACAGATGCTTGATGTACAAACAAGAAATAGTTGTAAAGGACAAGGAGGTTCACAATTTGAAGATGGCAATGGTGGcaaaagaggaagaaataaattcattaatgcagaacATCCATTCTGGGGAAGAAAAGGCATCAGCTTTTCAAGATCTGCAGGAGAAAAGACTTGAGGAGCAAAAGCAAGCCATATCTACTCTTGAAATTAGGTTATCTGATGCTCAGAGACTGTTAGAGGAGAAGGCCTCTTCCATTGAAATGCAGACTAGTCAAGTTATACGGTTGCAAAGAGATTTGTCTGTTGAGCAGGAACGGGTTGTTTCTGTGGAGCATAGTATGAAGGTGTCAGACGCTGCCCTCATACACTGTAAATTGGAGAAAGATGCTCTGCAAAATGAGGTTACCTCCTTGCAAGAACTTGCTAAAAAGCTTAAGGGAGAACTTGAAGAACTGAAGAGAGAACATGAGAACCTGAGATGTCAAGTTGCAGAAACTGAAGCTCAGCATAACAAATCTGAAGAGAGAATTGCTCAGCTTCAAGCCAAATTAGAGACAGCATCTACTCTTGCTTCTGAGAAGGACTCTCGGCTAGAATCACTTCATGCAGAACTGAAAGAGAGGGACAGCTTGAGAATCCAAGCTGCAGAAATGGAGGCTCGACATAAGGAACTGGAAGAGAACATTGCTCAGCTTCAAGCCCAGTTAGGGACAGCATCTGCTCTTGCTACTGAGAAGGACTCTCGGCTAGAATCACTTCATGCAGAACTGAAAGAGAGGGACAGCTTGAGAATCCAAGCTGCAGAAATGGAGACTCGACATAAGGAACTGGAAGAGAACATTGCTCAGCTTCAAGCCCAGTTAGGGACAGCATCTACCCTTGCTACTGAGAAGGACTCTCGGCTAGAATCACTTCATGCAGAACTGAAAGAGAGGGACAGCTTGAGAATCCAAGCTGCAGAAATGGAGGCTCGACATAAGGAACTGGAAGAGAACATTGCTCAGCTTCAAGCCCAGTTAGGGACAGCATCTACCCTTGCTACTGAGAAGGACTCTCGGCTAGAATCACTTCATGCAGAACTGAAAGAGAGGGACAGCTTGAGAATCCAAGCTGCAGAAATGGAGACTCGACATAAGGAACTGGAAGAGAACATTGCTCAGCTTCAAGCCCAGTTAGGGACAGCATCTACCCTTGCTACTGAGAAGGACTCTCGGCTAGAATCACTTCATGCAGAACTGAAAGAGAGGGACAGCTTGAGAATCCAAGCTGCAGAAATGGAGACTCGACATAAGGAACTGGAAGAGAACATTGCTCAGCTTCAAGCCCAGTTAGGGACAGCATCTACCCTTGCTACTGAGAAGGACTCTCGGCTAGAATCACTTCATGCAGAACTGAAAGAGAGGGACAGCTTGAGAATCCAAGCTGCAGAAATGGAGACTCGACATAAGGAACTGGAAGAGAACATTGCTCAGCTTCAAGCCCAGTTAGGGACAGCATCTGCTCTTGCTACTGAGAAGGACGCTCGGCTAGAATCACTTCATGCAGAACTGAAAGAGAGGGACAGCTTGAGAATCCAAGCTGCAGAAATGGAGACTCGACATAAGGAACTGGAAGAGAACATTGCTCAGCTTCAAGCCCAGTTAGGGACAGCATCTGCTCTTGCTACTGAGAAGGACTCTCGGCTAGAATCACTTCATGCAGAACTGAAAGAGAGGGACAGCTTGAGAATCCAAGCTGCAGAAATGGAGACTCGGCATAAGGAACTGGAAGAGAACATTGCTCAGCTTCAAGCCCAGTTAGGGACAGCATCTACCCTTGCTTCTGGGAAGCAGTCAGAGCTAGACTTGCTGCATAAagaggtgagagagagagagaagctgaGAATTAGAGCAGTGGAGGATGAAGAAGCAAAGTATAAGGAATTAGAAGAGCGGTTCATTGAGCTTCAGAGGCACGTCATTGAGGCATCAACTCTTGCCTCTGAGAGGAAATCCCAACTTGACTCATTGCATAATGAGATGAAGGAGAAGGACTATGTGGTCAAGACTCAGCGTATGGAGTTGGAATCCACTGTAACCCAACTGAAGGAACAGCTTCATACTGCCACCTCTCTTGCTGCTGtgaatgaaaaattaaatgaGGACATGCAAAGGCTTGACGTCATAAGGCAAGAGTCAATGGAAAGAGATGCGCTCCAGATTCGTGCTATAGCTGAGGAtctgaaaaggaaagaaatggaaGAGACTATAGTGAAGCTCAAGGCAGAGATCCTTGCACACACTACTAAACTTGAGCATCTTAATAAGAGGCACCAGCAGCAGCTCTCGGTGCTTAGGAATGAGAATGAAATGCTGTTGTCTTTGAAGGAGTCCATGGTGAAAGAGCAGGAGGTTTCCCAACGGGTGAAGGTCTCCCTGGAGAGCAAGTTGAAGCTTGCTGGGCAGAAGCTGTCTGTGCTTCTCCCCTTACAGGAGTGTAAGGCGGAGAACGAGAGGCTCATTGGTGAACTTCAGGAGCAGCTGCAGGTGAAAACTGAGGCACTGGGACGCTACAAAGCTCAG GTTGAGGTGACAAAGACCCACTACAATGGGAagaagcagcagctgctggaggtCCAGGAGAAGGCTCAAACGCTAGAGAGTACACTTGAGAGCAGAGATCAGGAGGTGAAGGTACTCAGGAGTGACATGAAGCTGCTGCAGATAGAGCTGGATCAGGCCAAGCTCTCAGAGAAAGACCTGACCTTAAAAGTGAACAGCCTGCAGGCTCAG GTTGACTATGCTGACAGGCAACTGAGGGAATATGCAAAGCATGCGACGGACACCACTCTGAATACCTGCAAGCCTCCTTCTCAAGAGGAACGGAATGAGAAGCAAGCAGACCTCAGCAAGGACAGCCTGGAAGACTCTCTCAGTGCTACCTG GAAGCCGCTGGCGCGTGAGGAGTCCAGCACGCCGCTGGTGCGCAGCTCGGAGCGCCTGAGGGCCAAGCGGCGAGCACTGGCTGACGACTCCATAGACACCATCTACTTCACCCCCATGGCCAGCAACTGCCCCAAGCGTAAGCTGGAGAACAGCATCATGTCGCTGGGCGAGCTTGCGATCGACTCCACCAAGAAGAGCAACTCTGCTCGCCGGCGGACCACACAG AAGACTCCAGGCAAAGCCGAGGTCGATGGTGAGAACAGCCTGTTCTCCAGTCTCCACTCCGCCCAATCGGTTCCCAACATCGCCTCGCAGAGAAATCGTCCGATCTCCATGGAATTCTTTGAGGAGCCTGTTGGGGGCAGCAGTGACCACCTCCTGAGTTTGCCGGGATACCGGCGCAGCACCATTCACAGCCACGTCCCGCCTCGCG CCATCAGCACGTATTGTGTGGGTGCCGAAAATGAACCCGACATCACCGACAACTGGAAGCGCATCGCTGAGCTCCAGGCCCGAAATAAAGCCTGTCTGCCCCACCTGAAGAGCAGCTACCCTCTGGAGTCTAGG CCCAGCCTGGGGATGCCGTTGTTTAACATCACAGACGAAGACCTGAGGACTGGAGACCCGATGGAGACGATTCGACGTGCTTCGATGCTCCCAGATCAGATTGGGGAAGGCATAGCTTCCCGGCGCTCTACCATGCTCCCTGGCCAGATTGGGGAAGGCATGGCTTCCCGGCGCTCTACCATGCTCCCTGGCCAGATTGGTGCCGGGCTGGAATCGCGTCGCGTCTCGGTGCTTCCTAAGCCGGCTTCTGCTGTTGGCCAGAATGCAGGAGGGTCTGTCGTCTCCCTGAAGCGCCAAGGCGATAACTTGCTGGAGTCGGACACGCCGGAA GCTAAGAAGATGTCAAGCTGCTTTCCTCGACCAATGCAGAGCAGTCAGCTCAAATCTCCCAATACTCCT GCTGAGCGCAGGCAGTCGGTGATGTTCAGTGTTGACAACACACCCCACAAGAATACCAAGAACAGCATTCTGCAGCGAGGCATCAACAAGATGCGGAGTAGCACCCGCAAGTCCCCAGGCTCCATCAGTAAAATCAGCGGATCCGGCACCAACAAGATCCCTCGCTCCAGGAAGTCTCCCCAAACCGATGCGGCCAAACCACAACGCCGGTCCCCCAGGATCAACTGCAGAAAATCCCCCAAAATCACCGCCAGTGCCAAGAAG AGTGTGAACTCAACAGGTAGTCGACCCCCCTACCATGCAG ATAATGGCGTACCGGTCACGAATGAAGATATGACGGCTGCGGCTGTTCTGGTTTGGCCTGATGCTTCACACCCAGACAAGCATCATTCAAACTAA